A genome region from Streptomyces xanthophaeus includes the following:
- a CDS encoding TetR/AcrR family transcriptional regulator → MSSPSIPARGRPARLDRDRTVDTALELLDEVGLDALTMRRLADAMDVQAGALYRYFATKDDLLTAMAERMLDGLAATRTDGDWSERLAALARAMRTALLARRDGARVYAGTHATGPHTLGFAEAVVGVLRAAGFGEEDAACTLMAVAHFTIGHTLEEQAALRLPEGDGAADSERLRRAAEPERYPQLAAVLPTLVSGDFAAHFDFGLALLLQGLRALDRAPTCGDDPEIYCRGD, encoded by the coding sequence ATGAGCTCCCCGTCAATCCCGGCCCGGGGCCGCCCGGCCCGCCTCGACCGCGACCGGACGGTCGACACGGCCCTGGAACTCCTGGACGAAGTCGGCCTCGACGCGCTGACGATGCGCCGCCTGGCCGATGCGATGGACGTCCAGGCCGGCGCGCTGTACCGGTACTTCGCCACCAAGGACGACCTGCTGACCGCGATGGCGGAACGCATGCTGGACGGTCTCGCGGCGACCAGGACCGACGGCGACTGGAGCGAGCGGCTGGCCGCCCTCGCCCGGGCCATGCGCACGGCACTGCTCGCCCGCCGCGACGGCGCTCGCGTCTACGCAGGCACGCATGCGACCGGGCCCCACACCCTCGGCTTCGCCGAAGCGGTCGTCGGGGTGCTGCGCGCGGCCGGCTTCGGCGAGGAGGACGCCGCGTGCACGCTCATGGCGGTGGCCCACTTCACCATCGGCCACACGCTGGAGGAGCAGGCCGCGCTCCGGCTGCCGGAGGGCGACGGGGCGGCGGATTCCGAGCGCCTGCGCCGGGCGGCCGAGCCCGAACGGTATCCGCAGCTCGCCGCCGTGCTGCCCACGCTCGTCAGTGGAGACTTCGCGGCGCACTTCGATTTCGGGCTGGCCCTGCTCCTGCAGGGGCTGCGGGCCCTGGATCGGGCGCCGACCTGCGGCGATGACCCTGAAATATACTGTCGGGGTGACTGA